The nucleotide sequence tcaaataaatgataataaataataataatcaataaTCAGATCCCCACCAGCCCAGAAACTAGGCATCATCAGATCTAGTGCTTCAACAGAGCAAGCAGAgacaaaaccagagaagaacATATCACAGCACCAGACATCCCAAGAGAGTAACCCGCTCCCTTGTCCTGAGACGGAGCAGGCGCAGGCGCCATGTCGAAGTCTTGAGCAGAAACAGCAGCGGCAAAGATAGACACCAACGCGAAGAGGACAATAGATTGAATTCTTGCCGATGATGCCATTGGGGACTTTGATCGAACAGTTGGCGTGTATAGCCGAAGATCGAAAGATGGTATAGATGATCTCGGAGACGGTGAGTCGATTTGGTGTTTCTGGGTTTGGTTTGGGGTATATATAGGTTGGAGTGAAAGCGTTGGACCCCACAAAAACGTGGACAGCTGGAGCGATGAGCAGAGAACAAGTCCAAGAAGAAAACGGCTGTGGCGGTGGCACAGCCTGTTTCTATTTTTGACGGTTAACCTACTCGTTCCCATTTCCCATTCAACTTTTATTATTAGTGTCAATTTTTTATTGGCTatcaaatataaaaattgttAATAAATAGTggagtattaaaaaaaaaaactcgactTTTCTTTTGTACGTGGTTTAAATTTGATCATTCATTCAATCAAACAtttaaattacttttttttttattatagaaCATTTAAATTACCTAAAAATATCGATTAGAGTTGATAAATTTTAAGTAACTAGattataaacaaatttttttttatttataaaaaatgttGGGTGAATGGTAGATAACCTATCTCTATcctttaataatttattatatttatctcaataaaattaaaatgggTAAAACTAATTGTTattaaattgatagatttttATCATCTCCCCCAAGGTTTATCAGGGTTAACATACCTAGAGAAGTTTTCAAGTGCGAGAACccataaatttttaaaatgtgGGATTCATTTTCCATTGTTGATGTGAGTCCGGACTATTGATTTAATGAATGATTGAAAATGCATCCCATACTTAAAAAATTCTACGGGATCCCACATGTGAGAATTTTCTAATACACCTATATTGCTaatggtacttttttttttccttctctttcttgataattatattttttttcttgtcctTCAAAATTACTCTCAAATCCCTTAACGTCAAAGGATCACCGACGAAGCAGTAATTTAACTTGTAAACTAAAACACAAGCCATTGTGACAACCCAACAAAGATTGCACCACTTTACTTGCTGGACTCGAACTGGTCTCACCTGTCAATCTCTTTACAACTCATCTTCATATTACTATTGGGTCACAACCACACACAAAGCCCCTATAAATTCCTTGCAAAACTCAACCTTTTCCATATAACAAATTCACACAAAAAATACAAGTCTTAAACTCTCCAGATTTCTTTGATCACATACACCATTGTTCAAACATTCATCACAAAACAATGGCACAAGTGAGCACAATCAAGGCTTCATCATTGGCCATGATCATCCTGGTCTTTGCTGTGGCAACTGTTTCTGCTCAAGATTCGGCAATGGCGCCGGCAC is from Tripterygium wilfordii isolate XIE 37 chromosome 14, ASM1340144v1, whole genome shotgun sequence and encodes:
- the LOC120014115 gene encoding uncharacterized protein LOC120014115; this encodes MGTSRLTVKNRNRLCHRHSRFLLGLVLCSSLQLSTFLWGPTLSLQPIYTPNQTQKHQIDSPSPRSSIPSFDLRLYTPTVRSKSPMASSARIQSIVLFALVSIFAAAVSAQDFDMAPAPAPSQDKGAGYSLGMSGAVICSSLVLSLLALLKH